The Delphinus delphis chromosome 10, mDelDel1.2, whole genome shotgun sequence genome includes a region encoding these proteins:
- the SLC25A27 gene encoding mitochondrial uncoupling protein 4 isoform X2 encodes MSTPEDEERLSPLAQRWPRASKFLLSGCAATVAELATFPLDLTKTRLQIQGEAALARLGDGARESAPYRGMVRTALGIVQEEGFLKLWQGVTPAIYRHIVYSGGRMVTYEHLREVVFGKSEDKHYPLWKSVIGGMMAGVVGQFLANPTDLVKVQMQMEGKRKLEGKPLRFRGVHHAFAKILAEGGIRGLWAGWVPNIQRAALVNMGDLTTYDTVKHYLVLNTPLEDNIMTHGLSSLCSGLVASILGTPADVIKSRIMNQPRDKQGRGLLYKSSTDCLIQAVQGEGFMSLYKGFLPSWLRMTPWSLVFWLTYEKIREMSGVSPF; translated from the exons ATGTCGACTCCGGAGGATGAGGAGAGGCTCTCGCCGCTCGCCCAGAGATGGCCCCGCGCGAGCAAGTTCCTCCTGTCGGGCTGCGCGGCCACCGTGGCCGAGCTAG caaCCTTTCCCCTCGATCTCACAAAAACTCGACTCCAAATACAAGGAGAAGCTGCCCTTGCTCGGTTGGGAGACGGTGCAAGAGAGTCTGCTCCCTATAGGGGCATGGTGCGCACGGCCCTGGGGATTGTCCAAGAGGAAGGCTTTCTAAAGCTCTGGCAAGGAGTGACACCTGCCATTTACAGACACATAG TGTACTCTGGAGGTCGAATGGTCACTTACGAACATCTCCGTGAAGTTGTGTTTGGCAAAAGTGAAGATAAGCATTATCCCCTTTG GAAATCAGTGATTGGAGGGATGATGGCTGGTGTTGTTGGCCAATTTTTAGCCAACCCAACTGACCTAGTGAAGGTTCAGATgcaaatggaaggaaaaaggaaacttgAAGGAAAACCACTGCG attTCGTGGTGTGCATCACGCATTTGCAAAAAtcttagctgaaggaggaatacgtGGGCTTTGGGCAGGCTGGGTACCCAATATACAAAGAGCAGCGCTGGTGAATATGGGAG ATTTAACCACTTACGATACAGTGAAACACTACTTGGTTTTGAATACACCACTGGAGGACAATATCATGACTCATGGCTTATCAAG TTTATGTTCTGGACTGGTAGCTTCTATTCTGGGAACACCCGCTGATGTCATCAAAAGCCGAATAATGAACCAACCGCGAGATAAACAAGGAAG ggGCCTTCTGTATAAATCATCAACTGACTGCTTGATTCAGGCTGTTCAAGGAGAAGGATTCATGAGTCTCTATAAAGGCTTTTTACCCTCCTGGCTGCGAATG ACCCCTTGGTCACTGGTGTTCTGGCTTACTTATGAAAAAATCAGAGAGATGAGTGGAGTCAGTCCATTTTAA
- the SLC25A27 gene encoding mitochondrial uncoupling protein 4 isoform X3, with translation MSTPEDEERLSPLAQRWPRASKFLLSGCAATVAELATFPLDLTKTRLQIQGEAALARLGDGARESAPYRGMVRTALGIVQEEGFLKLWQGVTPAIYRHIVYSGGRMVTYEHLREVVFGKSEDKHYPLWKSVIGGMMAGVVGQFLANPTDLVKVQMQMEGKRKLEGKPLRFRGVHHAFAKILAEGGIRGLWAGWVPNIQRAALVNMGDLTTYDTVKHYLVLNTPLEDNIMTHGLSSLCSGLVASILGTPADVIKSRIMNQPRDKQGRGLLYKSSTDCLIQAVQGEGFMSLYKGFLPSWLRMRSVQCDGRR, from the exons ATGTCGACTCCGGAGGATGAGGAGAGGCTCTCGCCGCTCGCCCAGAGATGGCCCCGCGCGAGCAAGTTCCTCCTGTCGGGCTGCGCGGCCACCGTGGCCGAGCTAG caaCCTTTCCCCTCGATCTCACAAAAACTCGACTCCAAATACAAGGAGAAGCTGCCCTTGCTCGGTTGGGAGACGGTGCAAGAGAGTCTGCTCCCTATAGGGGCATGGTGCGCACGGCCCTGGGGATTGTCCAAGAGGAAGGCTTTCTAAAGCTCTGGCAAGGAGTGACACCTGCCATTTACAGACACATAG TGTACTCTGGAGGTCGAATGGTCACTTACGAACATCTCCGTGAAGTTGTGTTTGGCAAAAGTGAAGATAAGCATTATCCCCTTTG GAAATCAGTGATTGGAGGGATGATGGCTGGTGTTGTTGGCCAATTTTTAGCCAACCCAACTGACCTAGTGAAGGTTCAGATgcaaatggaaggaaaaaggaaacttgAAGGAAAACCACTGCG attTCGTGGTGTGCATCACGCATTTGCAAAAAtcttagctgaaggaggaatacgtGGGCTTTGGGCAGGCTGGGTACCCAATATACAAAGAGCAGCGCTGGTGAATATGGGAG ATTTAACCACTTACGATACAGTGAAACACTACTTGGTTTTGAATACACCACTGGAGGACAATATCATGACTCATGGCTTATCAAG TTTATGTTCTGGACTGGTAGCTTCTATTCTGGGAACACCCGCTGATGTCATCAAAAGCCGAATAATGAACCAACCGCGAGATAAACAAGGAAG ggGCCTTCTGTATAAATCATCAACTGACTGCTTGATTCAGGCTGTTCAAGGAGAAGGATTCATGAGTCTCTATAAAGGCTTTTTACCCTCCTGGCTGCGAATG aGGAGCGTACAATGTGATGGGAGAAGATAG
- the SLC25A27 gene encoding mitochondrial uncoupling protein 4 isoform X5: MSTPEDEERLSPLAQRWPRASKFLLSGCAATVAELATFPLDLTKTRLQIQGEAALARLGDGARESAPYRGMVRTALGIVQEEGFLKLWQGVTPAIYRHIVYSGGRMVTYEHLREVVFGKSEDKHYPLWKSVIGGMMAGVVGQFLANPTDLVKVQMQMEGKRKLEGKPLRFRGVHHAFAKILAEGGIRGLWAGWVPNIQRAALVNMGDLTTYDTVKHYLVLNTPLEDNIMTHGLSSSAGCVTG, from the exons ATGTCGACTCCGGAGGATGAGGAGAGGCTCTCGCCGCTCGCCCAGAGATGGCCCCGCGCGAGCAAGTTCCTCCTGTCGGGCTGCGCGGCCACCGTGGCCGAGCTAG caaCCTTTCCCCTCGATCTCACAAAAACTCGACTCCAAATACAAGGAGAAGCTGCCCTTGCTCGGTTGGGAGACGGTGCAAGAGAGTCTGCTCCCTATAGGGGCATGGTGCGCACGGCCCTGGGGATTGTCCAAGAGGAAGGCTTTCTAAAGCTCTGGCAAGGAGTGACACCTGCCATTTACAGACACATAG TGTACTCTGGAGGTCGAATGGTCACTTACGAACATCTCCGTGAAGTTGTGTTTGGCAAAAGTGAAGATAAGCATTATCCCCTTTG GAAATCAGTGATTGGAGGGATGATGGCTGGTGTTGTTGGCCAATTTTTAGCCAACCCAACTGACCTAGTGAAGGTTCAGATgcaaatggaaggaaaaaggaaacttgAAGGAAAACCACTGCG attTCGTGGTGTGCATCACGCATTTGCAAAAAtcttagctgaaggaggaatacgtGGGCTTTGGGCAGGCTGGGTACCCAATATACAAAGAGCAGCGCTGGTGAATATGGGAG ATTTAACCACTTACGATACAGTGAAACACTACTTGGTTTTGAATACACCACTGGAGGACAATATCATGACTCATGGCTTATCAAG TTCTGCAGGCTGTGTCACGGGGTAA
- the SLC25A27 gene encoding mitochondrial uncoupling protein 4 isoform X4, with product MSTPEDEERLSPLAQRWPRASKFLLSGCAATVAELATFPLDLTKTRLQIQGEAALARLGDGARESAPYRGMVRTALGIVQEEGFLKLWQGVTPAIYRHIVYSGGRMVTYEHLREVVFGKSEDKHYPLWKSVIGGMMAGVVGQFLANPTDLVKVQMQMEGKRKLEGKPLRFRGVHHAFAKILAEGGIRGLWAGWVPNIQRAALVNMGDLTTYDTVKHYLVLNTPLEDNIMTHGLSRSLARSHYLLKTI from the exons ATGTCGACTCCGGAGGATGAGGAGAGGCTCTCGCCGCTCGCCCAGAGATGGCCCCGCGCGAGCAAGTTCCTCCTGTCGGGCTGCGCGGCCACCGTGGCCGAGCTAG caaCCTTTCCCCTCGATCTCACAAAAACTCGACTCCAAATACAAGGAGAAGCTGCCCTTGCTCGGTTGGGAGACGGTGCAAGAGAGTCTGCTCCCTATAGGGGCATGGTGCGCACGGCCCTGGGGATTGTCCAAGAGGAAGGCTTTCTAAAGCTCTGGCAAGGAGTGACACCTGCCATTTACAGACACATAG TGTACTCTGGAGGTCGAATGGTCACTTACGAACATCTCCGTGAAGTTGTGTTTGGCAAAAGTGAAGATAAGCATTATCCCCTTTG GAAATCAGTGATTGGAGGGATGATGGCTGGTGTTGTTGGCCAATTTTTAGCCAACCCAACTGACCTAGTGAAGGTTCAGATgcaaatggaaggaaaaaggaaacttgAAGGAAAACCACTGCG attTCGTGGTGTGCATCACGCATTTGCAAAAAtcttagctgaaggaggaatacgtGGGCTTTGGGCAGGCTGGGTACCCAATATACAAAGAGCAGCGCTGGTGAATATGGGAG ATTTAACCACTTACGATACAGTGAAACACTACTTGGTTTTGAATACACCACTGGAGGACAATATCATGACTCATGGCTTATCAAG gagcctAGCCAGATCACACTACCTCCTCAAAACAATTTGA
- the SLC25A27 gene encoding mitochondrial uncoupling protein 4 isoform X1: MSTPEDEERLSPLAQRWPRASKFLLSGCAATVAELATFPLDLTKTRLQIQGEAALARLGDGARESAPYRGMVRTALGIVQEEGFLKLWQGVTPAIYRHIVYSGGRMVTYEHLREVVFGKSEDKHYPLWKSVIGGMMAGVVGQFLANPTDLVKVQMQMEGKRKLEGKPLRFRGVHHAFAKILAEGGIRGLWAGWVPNIQRAALVNMGDLTTYDTVKHYLVLNTPLEDNIMTHGLSSLCSGLVASILGTPADVIKSRIMNQPRDKQGRGLLYKSSTDCLIQAVQGEGFMSLYKGFLPSWLRMQSDWITQGLPMRPSPVFSKEESNPDHLP, from the exons ATGTCGACTCCGGAGGATGAGGAGAGGCTCTCGCCGCTCGCCCAGAGATGGCCCCGCGCGAGCAAGTTCCTCCTGTCGGGCTGCGCGGCCACCGTGGCCGAGCTAG caaCCTTTCCCCTCGATCTCACAAAAACTCGACTCCAAATACAAGGAGAAGCTGCCCTTGCTCGGTTGGGAGACGGTGCAAGAGAGTCTGCTCCCTATAGGGGCATGGTGCGCACGGCCCTGGGGATTGTCCAAGAGGAAGGCTTTCTAAAGCTCTGGCAAGGAGTGACACCTGCCATTTACAGACACATAG TGTACTCTGGAGGTCGAATGGTCACTTACGAACATCTCCGTGAAGTTGTGTTTGGCAAAAGTGAAGATAAGCATTATCCCCTTTG GAAATCAGTGATTGGAGGGATGATGGCTGGTGTTGTTGGCCAATTTTTAGCCAACCCAACTGACCTAGTGAAGGTTCAGATgcaaatggaaggaaaaaggaaacttgAAGGAAAACCACTGCG attTCGTGGTGTGCATCACGCATTTGCAAAAAtcttagctgaaggaggaatacgtGGGCTTTGGGCAGGCTGGGTACCCAATATACAAAGAGCAGCGCTGGTGAATATGGGAG ATTTAACCACTTACGATACAGTGAAACACTACTTGGTTTTGAATACACCACTGGAGGACAATATCATGACTCATGGCTTATCAAG TTTATGTTCTGGACTGGTAGCTTCTATTCTGGGAACACCCGCTGATGTCATCAAAAGCCGAATAATGAACCAACCGCGAGATAAACAAGGAAG ggGCCTTCTGTATAAATCATCAACTGACTGCTTGATTCAGGCTGTTCAAGGAGAAGGATTCATGAGTCTCTATAAAGGCTTTTTACCCTCCTGGCTGCGAATG CAATCTGATTGGATCACACAAGGCCTCCCAATGAGACCCAGCCCAGTGTTTTCTAAGGAAGAGTCAAATCCCGACCACTTACCTTGA